The sequence below is a genomic window from Coffea arabica cultivar ET-39 chromosome 8e, Coffea Arabica ET-39 HiFi, whole genome shotgun sequence.
GTGTGAACCAGTGGTGGGTCGTGAGCATCTGGATATTGTTCGTCGGAAGTTGGGTTTCCCGTTTGGTGTCTCTAATGATGAAAGTAGGATTTGGGTTTTTTATGATGCTGAATATAAGTGTGATATTGTTGCAGCTTCTCATCAATTTTTGGCGTTGCAAATTGCCTATACTTTTTTTCCCCGTTCCTTTATTGCAACCTTTGTTCATGCTTCATGTGACCTAGATAAGCGTGAGTTGGTCTGGCTGCAATTATCAAGGGTGCATTCGTTGAGAGAGCCAACAATTTTCATGGGTGATTTTAACGTCGTTGTTGGGTCTGAAGAGAAAAAAGGAGGTCGACTGTTTCGTTTCTCTGAGGCAGagtctttttaaaattttactgaTGGTGTTGGCTTGACGGACTTGGGTTTTTCTGGATCTAAATTCACATGGTGAAATAATCGTCTGGGGAGGGTTCGAATCTGGAAGCGTCTAGATAGAGTTCTGGTGAACCAGCTATGGTTGGATCTAGGCGTTAATACTGCAGTGGTGCATTTGAGTAGAGTTACTTCGGATCATTCTCCGCTGCTAGTAACTTGTTCCCTGGCTGTCAGCGGGGGTCCTCGGAGTTTCCGTTTCTTGGATGTTTGGAGCTCCTACGGTGATTTCCTTAAGGTGGTGCGTCAAGCTTGGGAGGTGGAGTGTCAGGGCCGAccggttagggttttgattttgaaattgaaggcGGTTAAACATACGTTACGGGTATGGAACAAGGAGACATTTGGAAATGTTACTAATCGTGTCCGGGAAGGAGAAGAGTAGGTCCAGTTGTTGGAATGTTCTTTGGAGGCAAGCCCGACGGAAGAGGGGCAACACCGGCTTCTCAAGGCGCAATGTGACCTCAAGGCAGCTCTATTGAGGAAAGCCAGATATTGGCGTCAGAAAGCTTGTATTCAGTGGTTAAAGGAAGGTGATGCCAACACTAGGTTCTTGCATGGCCAATTCAAGCAAAGACAGGCACATTGTTATATACATCGAATGAAGGATAAGAATGGAGTCTAGGTTGACGAGCTACCTAAAATTGAAGACATGGTGGTTGAGTACTTCGCTGAAGCTTTGGCGCAATCTGATCAAGTACAGGTTGATCAGTCATGGTTAGATGTTATCCCCTCAATTGTCTCCGAGCAGGAGAATGAGGCTCTTCAACAAGTCCCTACTGAGGAAGAGGTTAAAAAAGTGATTTTCCAGATGAATGGGGAGAGTTCCTTAGGGCCAGATGGGTTTACGGGTTCTTTCTTCACTTCCTGTTGGGAAATAGTAAAAGGTGATGTCTGTCGGGCGGTTTGGGATTTCTTCGCTGGTGCGCAGCTGCCTTGGGGATACACATCGACTCTGCTGGCTTTAATTCCGAAAATATCAGGTGCGTCCTCGTTTTCGGAGTTTAGGCCAATCAGTCTATGTAACTTTGTTAATAAAATCATATCGAAATTGCTGGCAATACGTTTGGAGGGGATTCTACCTAAGCTAATATCGCCTCAGCAGAGTGGTTTCATGAAGAGTTGACAGATCTCTGATAATATATTGCTGGCTCTGGAAATGTGCTCGGCGTTAGGGAAGAAGGTTAGGGGATCAAATGTTGCGCTGAAGTTGGATATGGTCAAAGCATATGACCAGGTCTCTTGGTGTTTTTTAATTCAAGTTATGCGAAAATTTGGTTTTGGGGAGCGCTGGATAGATATGATTTGGCTGTTGATCTCCTCATGCCATTTCTCTGTTCTGCTTAACGGAAAACCCTATGGTTTTTTCAGATCATCTCGGGGGTTGCACCAAGGGGACCCATTATCCCCGGCCCTATTCATCATTGCGGCTGAGGTCCTTTCGAGGGGCTTGAATACTTTGGTGGGGGACCGGCAATTTTCTCCGTACTTTGTTGCCCGGGGATATCCTCCGTTGACACACCTTGCCTATACTGATGACATCATTATTTTTTGTAATGGTAGTAAACGTTCGTTAGCATGTGTTATGGAGGTATTGGGCAAATATCAGAGGATCTCAGGACAGTTGGTGAATGCTTCTAAGAGCTATTTTTTGGTGGACAGGATGGTATCGCTTATACGGTGTAGGGTGATTGCACGGACCACGGGGTTTTCTTTTAAAGAGCTACCAGTCACTTACTTGGGTTGCCCCTTGTATGCTGGGAGAAGGGTGAGATCCTTGTTCAATGGTTTATTGGATAAAGTTTCACAGCGTTTGAATTCTTGGCGAGGCCGGTGGCTGTCAATGAGTGCTCGTGCTATACTCATTAAGCATGTGCTGTCCTCAATCCCGATTCATATTCTGGCAGTATTGGTGCCTCCAAAGGGGGTAATTGCTGAGTTGGAATGGGTGTTAGCACAATTTTTTTGGGGGGAATCAGAGTTTGGGTTTAAGTGGCATTGGTCAGCATGGAAGATATTATGTCATCCCGTGGAGGAGGGGGGAGTAGGTTTTCGTTCATTACAGGCCATTATTGAAGTTTTTTCCTGTAAGTTTTGGTGGTTGTTTAGATGTGGACTTTCGCTCTGGGCCCAGTTCATAAGGGCTAGGTATGTTGGTGAGTTACATCCAAATCAGGTCTTTATTTCTCCTAAGTTTTCCCCTAGTGGTAAACGAATGTTTGGGGTTCAATTTTCCATGGAGATGTGGCTAAAATGGGATTTGTCTAGGGGTGATGTTGCCTTCTGGTGGGATAATTGGAGTGGGCTAGGTCCGTTGGCATGGAGGTTTCCAGATTTAGCGTCAAACACTTGGGTTTATGATTTTTTGCATGAGGGCCAATGGGATCATTTGGCCTTGGCTGCCTTCCCTTCAGAGGTTACAGAGTCGACTGCtgattctttcttttgttttggtaaGGTTCCCGATGGCCTAGTTTGGACCTTACAACCTTCGGGGGAGTTTTCTACAAAATCGGCATATCAAGTAGTTCGATCCTCTGGGGTTCGGTCGTGGGCATTTGCTTCTATCTGGCATTCTTTAATTCCACAGAAATTTTCCTTTCTTATGTGGAGATTGTTGCATGAGCAGCTGCCGGTGGATGATGTGTTAGCAAAGTTTCAAGTTCATGGCCCCTCTAGGTGTCAATGTTGTTCGTTGCCTCAGTTGGAAACGTTGTAGCATGTTTTTGCTACTGGAGTGTTAGCAACTGAGGTTTGGGGGTTTTTTGGCAGTCGCTAGGCATTGCAACTCCTTCAGTTGCTTGTGTTAGGTCACAATGCTACAAATGGTGGTTGCTCAGTGTCAAAGGGAGGGCATTTCGGTGGCTATCCCCTGTGCTACCGTTGCTTATTGTTTGGTTTTTATGGTGGGCTAGAAACATGGCTCGATTTGAGGGACGAAGTATATCCGTTGGTCAGGTTCGGGGATGGATCATTCATGAGCTGCGGTTATTGATCCAAGTGTACTTTCCGACCATGACAAGGGTACCACTTCAATGGGTAGAGATTCTGGACTCGCTATCCGGACTTCGGAGGTCCTTAGTTTCCACTCTGGTGCGATGGGTGTGTCCTTTGGACGGTTTCTTTAAGTTGAATTCGGATGGTTGCTCTACTCTTCGAGGTGagggtagtggtggagtgattagagattCCTGTAGAAGGCTCATTCTGGCTTTTGCTGATTTCTTTGGTCCGGTAAGTCCCCTGCAAGCGGAGGCGCGCACGCTACTTTTGGGTCTTCAGTTAGGGTGACAAAAAAGGGATATTGCATTTAATTGTTGAATCTGATTGCCTCGTCTTGATCAGTTGTTTACGGGGGAAGGGAGAGGTCTAGTGGCCATTTGCCCTGTCGTGCGTGCAATTCGGAATGCTGTTCCAGAGTATCATCAGTTCAGGCACTATTACAGAGAGGGAATGCTGTGGCTGACTCACTGGCTTCCTACAGTACTACGTGTGGGTCCTTCGAGCTCTTTACTAAGGCTTCTCAATTATCGTGTCACACAAGAGAGTTACTGGCCCTGGATATGcagaacttttgtaattttcatTTCTCGTTTTGGAGGTAAGGATGCGACCTTCCTCCCTACATTGTATTCTTCGGCAGCTTGAATAATAATAtgatttcaattaaaaaaaaagttcaaaaactTGGTCAAAATCTATTTTGAAGGGTTCGAATGGACTGAGTTTGAGTGAATGCAAATCTTTATATATCAAACCCTTGATTTACTTTATAATTCTAAAGTTTCAAACTACtttattttaataaaagttataaatattaattttttattaatattttacaaaatattaaattattttgataaaaaatatgcaaattaagggaTATTTTAGTCATTGAAATAGTAATCCTACCTCATCCAATCTCAAACCAACGCAGGATAGGATTATTTCCAACATATCTTATCCAATCTAGAACGAACCAAATACTAGATAACTTGGACTATTAATCCGAGAATGACTCAACCCAGAATTAATAATCCGAAGATGAGTCATTCTATCTTATCCAATCTGTGAACCAAATGAACCCTAAAAGTTTCTACAACTTCCATGACCCATAGAATAatgaaaaacaatgaaaaaaaaataatgagagAAAGATAAAAGTCCATtatcaagaaaaaggaaaggacataaaaaataaatgaagccTTATTGGACTTATGATGGATGTATACAAATCAAAAGTAAAATTGAAAGATAAACCAAATTATTCGATACAAAAAATTAAGTTCAAATCGGAAAGAGTTCGCTTGAATTTGGTTCGCTCgctaatcaaattaaatttaaatagcAATTTGTATTCGATAAACTTTCAAAAAGACGAATCAAATTATTTGATATTAAAGATCGAGTTCAGATCGGCAAGAGCTTGTCCAAATTTAGTTCGCTAgctaatcaaattaaattttaatagcaATTTGTATTTGATAAACTTTCAAGTTCAACTCCAGTTCGATTTGATTAGCATATAAGTGAAATTTATATGTAAAAGATTCAAACTACTCAAATTCGACTCAATAAAAACATGTTCAAGCTAAAAAAAATAAGtcaaatttgaataaaatttcaaattcattaatATAATCAAATAAGTTTAAACACTAGggtgttttatttgtttaaacTTGTTTATACCTCTGCCCAAAAGTAGATCAATTTAGGCTTATCCCATATTTCTCGGATATAAGCCGACATGTGCAGCCTTTATATTAAGCCTAAGCGGCTCCCACCCATCCAAACGGGATCCTCTGTCCAGTTTTTTGTGTCCAATTTCCTGTCCAACACAAAACTACGTAATTCCACTTATTCTTGTGACTGACGTGGCACATAAAAATAAATGCCTGTTTGGCTCAAGCACCAAGCAACAGCCCTGTCAAATTGTAACCATTCACCGTGAATTCCTCCAAAGCAAACCACTAGCCTAACGGAAAGACATAGCAAAATTTGAGACATACAGAGAGACAATCAAATCCTTGGAAGTACAAAGCAAAATTTGCAGCTGGGCCTAACGGAAAGAATAATCTAAAAAATTGgtgaaggaaaacaaattgtCCTTCTCGTTTTCTttgaaggaaaacaaattgtGTTTTAACATTTTCAGATAGAAAAAGTGTTTCTTGTGCCTTTGCAATCTATTTTTTATTCTGGTAAATTGAttcctctttttgttttttaagtaGAATTATGTCTTCATTGATACAGTgttcatttaatttataatcCATCTCTTGGGGAAATATGGTTAAAAACTGACATATTTCATTGGCTTGGTTGACAAAGTTGCTAATTGAATGAAAAACCATGTGAtggataaaaattgaaaacCTTTAAACATCATGGAGACCTCTGCTATTTTAAGATGTAAtagctgttttcttttcttaccACCCCCCCTTTCCCAGAGAAAAAAAACACCACCCCACCCACATACACACATTTTATAAGGCATACGGATTGCGGTGGTAAACAAATATATGTGCTGCAATTTGGTTCACAATGATTGTTGTTTCAGATGTCAATGCCTAGAAGATTATATGCTTAGccagtttttttatttttggttttatgGAATTATATATTTCCTTTTCACATACAGTGATTTTTGTGATCACTGCTAAACCGGGGGAAGTAGAAGGTGCTGTGATTTGATTGCGTTGTCTTTGAATTGTTTATCCTGTTTGagcattttttatgatgttGCAGAGAGAGTCTATCATCGACATCTTCTATGAGAAGCACTTGGGTCATTTGATTGATGTCATAACATCCTCATGCCCACCTGATAGCATTGCTCAAGCTGTCAGTAAATCTGGGAGATCAGATGAAGAAAGTGGAAATCAAATTAGTGTCAAGCCAGAAATATTATTAAACATTTGTGATCTGCTATGCTTTTGCGTTTTGCACCACCCGTATAGAATAAAGTAAATTCTTGTAACCTTTTCCCATAACTATCAAAAATAGATAACTAGAATAATGGTTCTTGAAGTTCCAACTTGAAATGAAAAAGTTATCTCTTTAAAGATCCTGAACATTGTTGCCACCTTGACATGGAATTTGACACCATCGGCAAAGAATATTATTTTTCTTACCATCGGCAAAGAAGTCCCAAATCTTCTTGACGCTCACGGCAACAGGTCTTGGGAATTGTTATGGTAGTAATAGGGTTTTGGGAATTGTAATAAAGATATGTAAATAAAGGAAAtccaaaaaagaagagagattTAAAAGTATAATGGAGCCAAACAGACATTTATTTTTATGTGCCACGTCAGCCACAAGAATAAATGGAACTACGTAGTTTTGTGTTGGACAGAAAATTAGACACAAAAAATTGGACAGAGGATCCCGTCTGCCACCCATCAGCCCAATTTGTCGCTACCAATTCCGCCTATCAACCGCATCTCTATTATTCCACATTATCGCTTAGAGGTTAGAGCCTCCACAACACCTTGGTTGGTAGGACAACAAATTCTCATCCATTTCCTATTCTAAATTTCTTTGACTAGTTAGTGGCCAAACTTATTTAACTAGTGGCTAAACTTAATTAAATGATACATGAAGTTATTTTGAGTAATAATTCCCATTATTCAATTATTTCTTGATGGCGTGCATTTATATCACTTTCTTCCACTGCAAACACTTTGTCGGTGGTTGGGCATctttttttaagtttcttttgtgttttcaaAAGTGTTTCTGGTCAACTCTGTCGATGTTAGCACCCACAAAATTTGAGAATCTTTTGGTTTAAATGGATACTTCCACTTTCACGAAAAGTAAAGAGATCTTTTGAAGATTTGGTAAAGATacttaaaaaaatttaaggTTTGTTAAGTATTTGATGGAAAGTGCAGAACGTGAGACTATTAATTTTCCAAATATTTGACCGTCCTCGTGGCTATATTTTATGCATGTACGTGAACTACATTAGTGATTTCTATACATTTTATTTGAGAGATTTTCTAGTAGGTAAGCAATGGGATATGTTTTTGTAAGATATAGGAAAGTACAATGGAAGATGGTTGGCTTGGATGATAACGAGAGAGGATTTACAAACAGGAGAACCTGTCGTAGATTACCCCCCagggaagcaaaaaaaaaaaaaaaaaaaaaggtacaatAAAGAGAAGATGTGGATCAGGGCCACCCCAGTTGCTTCTTTTGTTAGTTTAGTGTTGGTCCAAGGTCCAGCTTCTGTTTGAAAACCATGACTGCTTTTTGTGTGCCAAGACAAGGTAAATATTTATATAGTCTGCTTCTCATGTTATATCTATCGTTTTCTAagtaattttttcttgaaaagtaTTTTTTTCTATTAAGTCAACCAATGGGAAAAAATGTTCGATCTTAAGGTTCAAATCAAATGGTTGTTTCCATGACCTTTACTTTTCCTTTATTCATCTACTTGATGTTTTTGATCGGATTCTAATTCAATTTTAAGTCTTTAGTTCTAAAATACATGGTTTATTAAGTACAAGTTGTGAAAGGCTTTTCACCTTTGATTGGTAAACTTAACTCCAAACGATTAGTtctaattttatgtttttttttgtcaagaaaagagacccaatcaattaattgACAGGTTCTTGGGATCCAATTACTTTAAATATTTTGGATTAGCCTTTTTGTTCCTCCCTCTTTTTCCGtaccttttttttatatatataaaaaaaattagttctCAATGTGGTCATGTACTCATGATGCATTTAGATGCTGGTTTAGAACGAATCAATGCCTTTGATGAGTAGTTATCAGACACCTGATTAAGATTTGGCAAGTGCTCTCTGGCCTCCATGATCGCCAAAAGTAAAAGTACACATTTAGCTCATTTTAATTTTAAGcggaaccaaaaaattttcttctgaGGGAATGAATTCTAGTTCAACTAAAAATTAAGTACAcaacttgaaatatttttaattttttatgggagtaaaagtttaaatttacatagaaattttttaaaactttcaactttttaagagagaaaaactaattttcaaaatttggggGGGCCGAGTTCTGC
It includes:
- the LOC113704748 gene encoding uncharacterized protein, encoding MVVEYFAEALAQSDQVQVDQSWLDVIPSIVSEQENEALQQVPTEEEVKKVIFQMNGESSLGPDGFTGSFFTSCWEIVKGDVCRAVWDFFAGAQLPWGYTSTLLALIPKISGKKVRGSNVALKLDMVKAYDQVSWCFLIQVMRKFGFGERWIDMIWLLISSCHFSVLLNGKPYGFFRSSRGLHQGDPLSPALFIIAAEVLSRGLNTLVGDRQFSPYFVARGYPPLTHLAYTDDIIIFCNGSKRSLACVMEVLGKYQRISGQLVNASKSYFLVDRMVSLIRCRVIARTTGFSFKELPVTYLGCPLYAGRRVRSLFNGLLDKVSQRLNSWRGRWLSMSARAILIKHVLSSIPIHILAVLVPPKGVIAELEWVLAQFFWGESEFGFKWHWSAWKILCHPVEEGGVGFRSLQAIIEVFSCKFWWLFRCGLSLWAQFIRARYVGELHPNQVFISPKFSPSGKRMFGVQFSMEMWLKWDLSRGDVAFWWDNWSGLGPLAWRFPDLASNTWVYDFLHEGQWDHLALAAFPSEVTESTADSFFCFGKVPDGLVWTLQPSGEFSTKSAYQVVRSSGVRSWAFASIWHSLIPQKFSFLMWRLLHEQLPVDDVLAKFQSLGIATPSVACVRSQCYKWWLLSVKGRAFRWLSPVLPLLIVWFLWWARNMARFEGRSISVGQVRGWIIHELRLLIQVYFPTMTRVPLQWVEILDSLSGLRRSLVSTLVRWVCPLDGFFKLNSDGCSTLRGEGSGGVIRDSCRRLILAFADFFGPLFTGEGRGLVAICPVVRAIRNAVPEYHQFRHYYREGMLWLTHWLPTRESIIDIFYEKHLGHLIDVITSSCPPDSIAQAVSKSGRSDEESGNQISVKPEILLNICDLLCFCVLHHPYRIK